aaattaacatcttacataactgTGGCAAATTTGCTGAAACTAAGAAATGAACCTTAATATAATTATCATGAAGTAAAGGGCAGATTTACTTGGATTTCACCAGGTTTTCCActactttctattttctgttccAAGTTTCAACCCAGGGAATTATGCTGTATTCAGTGACACATTTCAGTTTTTTCAGTCTTGCCTTGTTTCCATGACTTTGATTTGGAAGTGTAATGGTCATATTTGTAGAATTTCCCTCACTTTGGGGATGTCTGATGTTGTTCTCGTGACCAGTTTTGGGTTGTGGGTTTGAAGGAAGAATACTATGGAGGCGGCATGCCCTTCTCTTCAGACCATCTGAGGCGCCTGTGCTATCAACATGACTTGTGACTGGTGATAATCACCTTGATCATTTGGCTAAGGACATCTGCCAGGTTTTTACActgtaaatttattcttttacctGTCCACACTCTGTCCGTTGGAAGTGAGTCCAGCCCACACTCGAGAGCAGGTAATCAAGCCCTATCTCCTGGAAAGGAAATATTTACATAGataatttggaattcttctgGAAGGAAGATGAATGCCTCTTGTCCCATTTAAGATATTATTcatcatttattatatttgtgGGGTttgtgcatatttattttatatgttggattttactacatttttaagaattactATCACCCCTACCCCTGCCCATGTCCATGACCATTTCTGTCTCTGCTATCCATTGCCTTAACTTTTCCTTGTAAACCAGCTCCCCAAGTTGAGAGCAATTAAACTCTAAAATTGTCTTTACTCCTATTCTGAAACTATATGAAAAGTGTTGTAAGTTCTTCTTTCCCCCAagagtcactttaaaaaaaaaaaaaaaaagaattgaaacaaGAGTATTATTGGGCTGTCTTGCTCTATGTGGATGTAACAAACAAATTGCACAATTCTAGGAGTTACAGCATCCACATGTGAAATGAGAACAACTATATTACATTCCTCATGGGGTTATTTTAAGGATGAAACAAAGAAtgtgaaacacacatacacacacacacacacacacacacaaaaaaaaaaaaaccttaaaaattattaGGACTGGGATGCCTGTatgactctgttggttaagcccctgacttctggttttggctcaggtcatgatcttcagggtcatgagctggagctccacatcaggcttcctgcttagtggggagtctgcttaaggctcgctctctctctttgtctccttctgttccttccccctctaaaaaaaataaataagtaaaatctttaaaaaaaatatattaagaccatcatcatcatcatcatcatcctcaccatcaccaccaccatcaacaccaccaccaccaccatcatcaccatcatcatcatcaccatcaacaccaccaacaccaccacgaccaccaccatcatcatcatcatcatcatcaccattaccacCAACATCATCATTGATGATCTCTGCAGCTTGAGAAAACAACAATGTCTTCCCTGAATGTGCTAATATCATGGGTCAATCCATTTCTATCTGCCTCCCTGATTACTAAATCTTTATACTTTCAAGGTCATGGTCCTaaccaattttattgatttctaaaatAACACTGGTAGTGATTAGTTACATTGTTTAGGGTAAATCATCCTGCTAAGAACAGCTGGCAAAattagattttgaaaaatatcatcTATTTAAAGACATTAGAGACCTCTCCAGGCTGTGAGGAATGGAAAGTCCATgatccaggaaaagaaagaagtcctGAGAATTGAAAGCCAGcatttggaatctttttttttttttttttctctgataagtCCCTGCCAATCCCAAGAGTGGCACCCGAGAGGCCAAGAAGTTGAACAGAAACTTCTACAGAACCAAGGGACTAAAGGAGACAAATACTGGAATTTGGTGCCTAATTGAAAGAAAAGCCCTGGTAAGCAGCGTGGTGCTCCAGGTTGAGACCTGAGAAGATTCCATTCTAAAACCCTCTACTGTAGTACTGCCAGTgagtcagaaatagaaaaaaatagaacagactTCACAGAGATTGAAATCCACACTTGAGGAATTGCAATTCCTTGTTCAAATAGGGTCAGCTGACACTGCTAAGCCCCAACACTGACTGCCACGGTGAGCGCTGCAAAGGGCAAATAAACAATAatgaatgtaaataaatttaactctgaattgatttaaaatgttaactttgttctgtgaaataaattaaaatatatggcaACTGCAGCATGTAAATCAGGAGAATAGATGAAGTAAAAGTGTTTTAGGGTCATCACACTGGCACAAAGTGATAAAATACTAACTTGTAATACATTTGATAAGCTTCAGAGGGATGCAAATGTTTCTTGAATGACCAGTAAAAGAATTATAAAGGACCATGAAGCCAACGAGCTTACATAGGGagagaatataattaaaaaatacttaatccAAAAGTGGGCAGGGAGTCAGGGAGGGAAAGAATATAAAAGGGACTggaaaagagggaggcaggagtaAGTGGGTGTGTGTTAAATTTAAACCCCAAGTTTCAGTAGTTATCCTGAAATAAGTAGACCAACTAAAAGATAAGGATTCTCCAACTGAACAGAACACAGCTATATCAGATCATGTTCATAAGAGAAACACCATGTGTGTCAGTAAGCAGAAGATTTGAAAACTTCAACCAATGGGAAAGACACGCTATGGCAACAGGAGTCACAAGGAAGCAGGTGCAAGGCTAGCACTAAGGGATGACAAACTAACCACACAGGTGAGGCTGTAAAGGAGGAAATGCTTCTCAGAGAAGATGGGACATTTGTAAACTTGTACACATCTAGGCCTTTAGTctcaaaattataaagcaaaccctgataaaaaggaaaacatatttttaaaaagaaaatatttttcaaatgtataataGTGGTGGATATTTTTTGAAGTGTACTTTTCTGAATGATAGAAAAAGCAAATCAGCAAGTATGTATAAGACTCACACAACACACTTAATGAAGAAGACTCGGCTGATACATTTAGAACTCAACACTTatcaatagaaaaatacatattcttttcaagtgcacatgtaTCATTTACTCAGATGactgtataaagaaaatgtggtgtatacatacaacagagtattattcagccttaaaagaaaGAATCGTGCCATTTGGGAACTTAGAAGACATTATACAGAATGGAATCAGCTCCTCACAGAAGGACAAAAACTGCAAGACCCCACGTACATGAAGCACCTAAAATCATCAAAGCCCACAgaagcagagaacagaatggtAGGGCTGAGGGGGAAGGGAGATTGGGAATTGTTTTTTAACGTATTTGAAGTTTCTGTCAGGCAGGATGAATAAGTCTTCCTGATCTGTTGTATTTAGTGCCTAGAGTTAACAATATGGaattgtgcacttgaaaatacACTGAGAAGATAGATCCCATGTTaagtgttgtttttgttgttttgtttttaaatgtattttaaaataatattaatttttaataaattaaaaataaatattcaatttcttgctttaaaaagatGTAGATATTAAATGTCTGTGATTTTTATGTATCAATGATACATCagtgaagtgaaaaaaatgacaacacGTTCATGAATTTATGTGAATTAATTTCAAAAGTTTAAAACcacacaaaatgtttttttgagatgtggaattaaactaaaaaaaatcaaagacgaAAGCAGAACCAGAAATTATTCCATGTCTAGAAACTCAGAAATACCAATTCCAGATAACTAATGTTGATGAGAAAATGTATTGAACTGACAAATTCAATGCCGCTTATCAAACTTTCTGATATGCAGCAACATCCCTGCTTAaagggaatatttatttatttatttttatttatttattttaaatcattttgtctttatttctttgaaagagagagagagagtgacaagGGAAGgacggggggagagggagagagagactcttaaggaggcccgtgctcagcatggagccccacgcaGAGTTTGatccaagaccttgagatcatgacctgagctgatatcaagagtcagacactcaactgcctgagccCTCCAGGTGTCCCTAAGAGGAATTTTTAGGCTTAGAAagacatagaagaaaataatgactGAATATAAATTGCTTATGCATCTACATTAAGAAGTTAGAAGTAAcattatgatttataataaaaaaatatgtacttgGTCCCCATTTCTGGCATGGAGCTCCTAAAACCCTCGAACTTCCTAAGTGTTAAGAGTAATTTTTATGCTAATGAAGTGACTTTTAGATTGCACCTAAGAATGGGGCCTTGTTTAGGTTAGGAGCCAGCCCTGTGATTGGAggattggaactttcagtcccactgCCCCAGATCctaggagagggaagagaggctAGAGGTTTAATCAGTTGTgaatggccagtgatttaatcagcCATGTTTATATGTAATGAAGCCTCTATAAGACTCAGAAAGACTGGTTTGGGGTGTTTCCAGGTTGGGGAACACAGGCAGACTTAGGGGAATGGTACACTCGGGAAGACATGGAAGAAGCTTCAGGGTCTTTTCCACACTTTGCCCTGTTCATCTCTGTCACCTGGCTACTCCTGAGTGATATTCTTTTGCAATAAATTGATGATCTAGTAAAATCAGATGTTTATCTGAGTTCTTTGAGCCACTCCAGCAAATGGATCAAACCCAAGGAAGAAGTCATGGGACCTCCCGTCTATAGCTGGATGGTCAGACACACAGGTGACCACCTAAACTTGCAACTGGCATCTCAAGTGTGATGCACAGTTTCAGAAGGGCTGAAAGTCTGATGGGTGGGATCTGATGCTCCCTCCAGATAGATACAATTGCATTGGGTTGTTGTAGGACATCCCAATGGTGTCAGAAACTTTCTTGGGGCTTGTGTATGGGAAACCCCCTCTTGCACACACTGGAATTTGTTGATTACAACaggttaaatacaaagaaaatgccTCATTTTATGGAGCTTCATTTTACTGGGCTTTGCAGATAGtgcatattttacaaataaaggggGTTTTGGAATCTTGCATTGAGCAAGTCCATCAgctcatttttccaacagcatttgctcatttgGTGTCTGTGTCACAGTttgtaattcttgcaatatttcaaaaacattttcactgctattatatttaaagtgttgcaatctcatgataaaattcaaatggatgaggagttgcttcttatggatgagcaaagaaaatgtCTTCTTGAGCTGGAATTCACTCCTAGTAAGGATGCTGTGaaaattcttgaaatgacaacaaaggactTAGAATATTTCATAAACTTGTTCTATAAAGGAGTGGCAGGGTTTCAGAGGGTTGACTCCAATTTTGTAAGAAGTGCTACTGTGGgtaaaattctaccaaacagcaTAACATACTTACTACAGAGAAAcctttgtgaaaggaagagtcactaGTGCAGCAAGCTGCACTGTTGTCTAATTTAAGAAATTGTCACAGCCACTGCCGCCTCCAGTAACCACCAACCTGATCAATCAGCAGCCCCCAACATGAAGgcagaccctccaccagcaaaaagattactaCTTGCTTAAAGTTTAGAGGATGATTAGATTTTTTAAccatgaaatattttcaattaagataagtacatttaaaaaaaacaaaagataagtaCATTTTTTTGACATAATGCTTCTGTGTACTTATTAGACTATAGTGCAGTACAAATGAAACTTCCATATGCactgggaaatgaaaacatttgtttgactcactttattatatttgcttcattgtggtggtctggaagtAAACCCACAGTATCTCTGGGTTATGTTtgcagaaggagggaaataataaaatgaaacgCTCGTAGAGAGAACCAGAGAGGCCAAAAGTTACTTTTTGAAAACTTTATAAAATTGATGAGCCCCtgtgaaaatgagaaacagaaagaacaaaccAAAGAGAGAACAAATTTCCAGGATCTTGTAAAAAGATGATAATGACAATAAGGACATTATGAACAAGCTGATAAGCAACTGGACATTGGAACAACTTGGATAAATCTTACTTACCAAACCtaacacaaaaagaaatggacaattcGAGTAAGCctatacatatttttagaaattagcagttaaatttaaaatccttcccacaccaaaacaaacaaacaaaaacaaagtattaGACTTCAATGATAGATTTTGCCAAATatttaaggggggggggagaaaaactacaaaacttccCTGAGAATAGATACAAAGAAAGATTTTCCAAATCATTTTATGAAGCAAAAAGTCCTGACAaggaaattattctaaaaaatgaataaaatattcaaactgaatccatatacatacattataaCAAGATAGTTCATAGAaacatcattttcatttatcatttgaaaatcaataagTGTGATTCCTCACATTCAggagaaaaaagatataaaacattttgtcatttcaagaaatgCAGAATAAGCACCTAATAAATTTCAACAACTATCCATAATAGTAAGGAATATAAAAAGTTTTTATCAAATTTGAAAAAGTgcttaatctgattttttaaaagtgaacatGAAGCACACAGCAATTATTATAACTAATATTAACTCCTGAATAATTCCTGTCAGATATAAGTAAAaagatggggggcacctgggtggtgcattctgttaagcatctgactcttggatttagctcaggtcatgggattgagccccacatctgacacCATGCTGAGTTGGAATTCTcactcccctgtctctctgcctccctgcccactgttcttgttctctctctctcaaataaataaataaatcttaaaaaaaaaaaaaaaaagatgagaatgtCAGCTGTCAATAATTCTATTCACCAGTGTACTGGAGGTCACAGCCAGTGTAATTGGGCAAGAAAATGCAAGAGAAGATCGaaggattggaaaaaaaaaaaacaattgaaatttTCATATTTCGTGATGTCAGGAGATTATgtatagaaaatccaaaggatctccagataaaatattaaacttaaTAAGTTAATTTAACATGAGTACTAGAAgcaaagtgaaaatattttaaacatatctttttttttttttttaaagattttatctatttatttgacagagagaaatcacaagtaggcagagagagagagaggaggaagcaggctctctgctgagcagagagcccgatgcgggactcgatcccaggaccctgagatcatgacctgagccgaaggcagcggcctaacccactgagccacccaggcgccctaaacatATCTTTATATACTAGCAGAAATTGCACAGACATGGACACATGCACACTCCCTCAAAAAGAGTTGGAAAGCCCTTGTATTTGAGAGTGAGGATCTATTTCTGAAGGTCATTCATTCAGAGGTCATAATTAAATCATGGGTGCATTAAGGTTTTCCAGGAGGACAATCAGAGGAAAATCATAAGCCCAACAAACCACGTTGGAGGGATGATTtggagaagggaggagacagggagagtaaataaaaggtagaagaaaaaaatgaaggagctATTGCAAGACATCAGAGATCATAGGactatcagaattttttttattaaattgatttatttattttcagaaaaacagtattcattattttttcaccacacccagtgctccatgcaatccgtgccctctataatacccaccacctggtaccccaacctcccacccccctgccacttcaaacccctcagattgtttttcagagtccatagtctctcatgattcacctccccttccaatttaccccaactcccttctcctctctaacaccccttgtcctccatgacatttgttatgctccacaaataagtgaaaccatatgataattgactctctttgcttgacttatttcactcagcataatctcttccagtcccatccatgttgctacaaaagttgggtattcatcctttctcatggaggcataatactccatagtgtatatggaccacatcttccttatccattcgtccgttgaagggcatcttggttctttccatagtttggtgaccgtggccattgctgctataaacattggggtacagatggctcttcttttcactacatgtgtatctttggggtagatacccaggagtgcaatttcagggtcatagggaagttctatttttaatttcttgaggaatctccacactgttctccaaagaggctgcacaaacttgcattcccaccaacagtgtaagagggttcccctttctccacatcctctccaacacatattgtttcctgtgttgttaattttggccattctaactggtgtcaggtgatatctcaatgtggttttaattcgaatctccctgatggctagtgatgatgaacattttttcatgtgtgatagccatttgtatgtcttgattggagaagtgtctgttcatatcttctgcccattttttgatatgtttgcctgttttgtgtgtgttgagtttgaggagttcattatagatcctggatatcaaccttttgtctgtactgtcatttgcaaatatcttctcccattccatgggttgcctcttttttaaGCAACTGAAGTTCCAGCCCCActgattcaaaaggaaaaatgaaacttgtTAGATTCCAATAACTAAGATACTCAGAAAAGGACAGTCTGCAGGTATAGCTTGATCTGACCTTTGGCCCTGTATTCcatcattctgttttatttgtgAACTCCATTCCTGGGTCAGCTTTGCTTTTGGAACAAAACTCTATAgcaaagttttgaattttgaaggCATATGATGCCATCCAAAAAGAgagcccctccttcctccaccacCAAATGGAAACTCAGGCTCTAGCTGGATTGGACCAAATTAGGTCACATACACACTATGAACCTGTTATTCTAACTAAGCAGAGGGATTAAATTATGTTCATTATCTTAGACCATGATTCTCATCTGGAGTCCATTTTGCCCCATAGGagacatttgacaatgtctgaAGACGCATTTAGTTGTTAGAACTGGGGAAgtgttactggcatctagtgggtagaggccagagatgctgctcaAAATCCTATAGCACGCAGGACAACCCTCCCTAACAGAGAAGTTTCcggcccaaaatgtcaatagtacaATGCTGAGAAATCTTTAGAGAAGCGTTTCTCAAACTTATTTGTACATCAGAACGAGCAGAAAGGtttcttaaaatacagatttctggttCCCATTCCTGCATTTCCTGATTCAAGAGGTCTAGGGTAGGCCTGAAGACTTCTGTTGCTAGCAAGCTTATAGGTACTATTCCTGCTGCTAATTCATCGTCCACACTCCAAAAATCACACTCACTGGGGCCCCAGGTGATAGCTAAGGGTGCCTCACTCTAAGGTAAGGTGCAGTGTAATGCGTCCTGAGAGTCACCAGCTGTGCtaacagagaagagaggaagcaaCATATTTCTCCAAACCTTCTCCAATCCTAAAGTTCACATTCTCCTAGAATGGGAAAATTGCTTCCAATACTTTGGCTTCTCCAAAGTCTCTGCTTATTCTGACCTCCCTTCccaaatttctataaaaaatacactcaaagtttcccccttcttcctcctcctgctgttttaataaaaatgagtttgaattttttttaatggggctCCTAAAAAACTATGGAAGAGGCAAAAGAATGATGAAACATCAATGTAAATCAAATATGACTGAATTGGTACAgcacagatatattttttaaatccctctGAGTCTTTCACGGGAGTATTTAACCCCCTGCTCTGTTACCTGCTCTCCTCCACCCCACTTCTGCTCCTAACTGGAACATGGGAAGCAGGGGCCCATCCAGAAGAAGAAGCTTGGCAGCTGGACTGTGGTCACAGCGAGGACTCGAGAGATTTTCTCTAGGACGCTTCAGGGCAGAAAGGAGTAGAGCATggtattttttttgtaattgagaAATATCTTAGAAAGAGGGAAATTGAGAATATCAACCACGGGGTTGGGGAGAAGAAAAGctataaactttgaaaaaaaaaagcccatcaaCATGGCAATTACATCAACTCAGACCATTTTCAGTGAGCAAATGCTCATGCACAGAAGAGCTCTTGCCAGAGATCCACCTGGACCAAGCTCTTCTCTCAAGGAACTCACAAGTAAAGGGAGAAAGTCAGAAGTAGCTCAACGCCATGGGTACAGAGTGAAGTAGATCTCTGCGTGATGCCACGCTTCCACTGTAGCActaaggaaggcttcctgggggaagaAGCATCTCAGCTGTGCCTCCAGGGTTAGAAAGTCATtgaagcagagacagagacactgaaGCAAGCATGCTTGGCAGCTCTGCAAATACAACCATCGCGGCATGATTATCACTAGCTTACTTTGACAAAGGACATTTCAGCAGAAGCAGaacaaaaaaagctttaaaacagaaaaccaaagagaCATCACCCGCAAGTTGTATACCATATTCCATTTATTCTAAGACACATTCTTTTCCATATCTCACATGTAGATCAGGGCAACCATACTATTGATACTATCTCATAACAAATGGACGGTTTTCTATTACTTTTCTGCTAGATGTAAGTAGTGATTTATCTTGCATCCTATGGGAGCTCGATGTGATCAAATAGCAGGATTGTTTGATGAAATAGGAGGCTGATGGCTTGAGCTTCTAGGCTTCTGGGTGCTTCTTCCAGATGGAAGAGGAGTCATGACAAGGGTTCATGAGATACTCTGATATGACCTGTgaagaacacaaacaaaaaatatctctACAGAATAGACACTTGTGGTGCCATGTTCACAGTGACATTTTTCACAAAGAGCCAAAACACGGAATTAACCCCAGgcatccatcaatggatgaatgataaACAGTGTGTGGTTTTGGTGTAAAGGAATGTCATTACTCAGccttgagaaggaaggaaattgtgACATgtgggacaacatggatgaaccatgAGGACTTTGTGCTgagagaaataagccagtcaaaaaAGACAACTCCTAAAGGTTTCAATTATATGAAGTCTCCAGAGTCATCAAATTCCTAGAGACAGAGCATAGCATGGTGGGTGCTgaggcctggggagcagggacGGTGGAGGCGTTGTTCAATGTGTATAGACTTTTagtttttcaagatgaaaagagcTCTAGAAATCGGTTGCACAAAATGTGAATGTACATCATACTTCTAACCTATGCATGTGAAGATGGTTTACCACAATTTAAACGATAGATTTATGTAAGGAAGATGGGactgggaagaaagggagagtcTGGTGGAGAGACTGAGGCTAAGGTGTTGTGATTGATGCAATGGTTGAAGGAACCGATAGGCAGacaaaaaagatgagaaacaaaAACTCACCAGCGTCTCAAAAACCCACAGAGAAAACCAATCAAAAGGATCAAGAGGGGCACTACTATTGCCAATGATATCAAGCCAATGGAGATGGGGTTTCCTGAAAATTGGGAAGGACACAGGATGTCACTTCAAAACCCATTCTCTGAATCTTCTGGCCTTCCTTTTCCTACCTGATGGTCACCTACTCTTGAGTAtgccccctctgtccctccacccctgtctagccctcctcccctctccccttcccccccccttttctccctccccctccccctccattcctccatccttctcccttccctctatccctcctcttgtccctccccagccccctctcaTGGGTCAAGCCCACCTGTGGCCAGTGTCTCCTTCTATGCTTGAGGACCATCTCCCCCATGCCCAGCTGGGCCCCAGCTATTTCTCACCCCAGTGGAGGACGATGTCCTGGCCTCCCAGACTGCTGTGTCTCACTCGGCAGGACAGACCGGCCGCCTCCCGGGCCGCCACGTCCAGGGTCACTCGGAGATACCACGTCCCATCCGCGTGGGGCAGGACGTCGCCTCGCCGGGTGCCCCGCTGCTCCTGCTCACCCCGCATCCACATCACCCACACGGGCTTCGGGTAGAAGCCGGAGACGTGGCACACCAGCAGCAGACGGCCGGGACTGGGAGGGCGGCTGGCGGACAGCCAGGCCTCTGGCTTCACTGAGGCAGAAAGGAGCAGGGAGAGTATCAGATTATGACTCCACTCTAGAGGACAGGGATTTGGAAACTTAGAAGTCTGGACAGTGACCCCTTCTCCTCCTTTGGAAACCAgagtattgattaagtccctctCTTCATAGGTACCTCCTCTTCAATTTAAGGAAAGTGGTGGGAAGTGAAAGGGAAAAGCCTTGGGGGAATGGGACTAACCTTTTCTCTGCAGTTCTGTCTTCCCTGCATCGAGGACACCCAGGAGATACCGAGGGCATGTTTCAAAGAGGAGCTTCTCGCCAATGTCCCGGATGCCTTTGTACTGACTAACGAGCTCACAGATGCGCTGTGCCCTGCTGCCACCCTCTGGGGCGGGCACACAGGAGTAATTCTTGAGGCTCACGAAGTCCAGTCCTCCCAGAGCTCCCCGCACGAAGCTCTCGGTGCCCCCGCCGGGGTGCAGCTGACAGCCGGCTATGCCCTGGATCTCAAAGGGGTCTGGCACAAGGAAAGTGGACAGTTACtaagaagcaaagaagaaagagatgagggGGAAAACCTGGGATTTGGGATTTGAGTGACGCAAAAGGTCTGAGGCATGACATGATGAGCCCAAAATCTCATCACAGCAATCTGAGAGTTTTCAGGAAGCTGAGAACCAGGGAGAGGCACATGTGCAGGTCACTAATGATAGAGAAGGAGGTGAGATGATGTATGAGGTCAGAGGGGAGACggggctgggtgtggaggctgggGGCCAGCCATCCAGGGTCAGTAAGAGGAATGCACTGGAAAGAGGGCCAGGCAGGAGGCTCCAAGAGAGGGATTGCAGGAGGAGGTCGCTCAGGCATTGGGGAAGGCaagtggggctccttgcttggggtTTGAGAGAAGCAAGTTACCCAAGAG
The window above is part of the Mustela nigripes isolate SB6536 chromosome 10, MUSNIG.SB6536, whole genome shotgun sequence genome. Proteins encoded here:
- the LOC132026256 gene encoding T-cell surface glycoprotein CD1b-like, with product MLLLLLVLPVVLCPGRGAFQGPTSYQAIQISSFANSSWAQTQGSGWVGDVQIHGWDSAADRAIFLKSWSKGNFSDEEVAEVEEIIQVYLSGFVLEVQDHASEFQMQYPFEIQGIAGCQLHPGGGTESFVRGALGGLDFVSLKNYSCVPAPEGGSRAQRICELVSQYKGIRDIGEKLLFETCPRYLLGVLDAGKTELQRKVKPEAWLSASRPPSPGRLLLVCHVSGFYPKPVWVMWMRGEQEQRGTRRGDVLPHADGTWYLRVTLDVAAREAAGLSCRVRHSSLGGQDIVLHWGNPISIGLISLAIVVPLLILLIGFLCGFLRRWSYQSIS